One genomic window of Eriocheir sinensis breed Jianghai 21 unplaced genomic scaffold, ASM2467909v1 Scaffold564, whole genome shotgun sequence includes the following:
- the LOC126993121 gene encoding THAP domain-containing protein 6-like: protein MPACSAYGCTKRDRSGSTSFHRFPRDEVLRRKWILATRRLNFNPSRSAVLCSRHFVEEDFDRTTPNYTFKITHGVFSLS from the exons ATGCCTGCCTGTTCAGCTTATGGCTGTACCAAAAGGGATCGTAGTGgatctacatcatttcacag GTTCCCTAGAGATGAAGTGTTGCGGAGGAAGTGGATACTGGCCACACGTAGGCTAAATTTTAATCCCTCTAGATCGGCAGTGCTTTGCTCTAGACATTTTGTGGAAGAAGATTTTGACAGGACCACACCAAATTAT ACTTTCAAAATTACCCATGGTGTCTTCAGTCTCTCCTGA